A section of the Streptomyces sp. Je 1-369 genome encodes:
- a CDS encoding carbon-nitrogen family hydrolase yields MRASLIQIAVDEDEPVNSRRTRVASLVREVSARDGSDLVVLPELWTTGAFAYESFADEAEPLEGPTYEAMSKAASEAGVWLHAGSIPERDPDGPLYNTSLVFSPAGELVAAYRKIHRFGFDKGEAVMMAAGSELATFRTPDATFGLATCYDLRFPELFRGLVDAGAEMFVVPAGWPARRREHWLLFARARAVEDQVYVLACGTGGTHAGVPQAGHSVVVDPWGEVLAEAGDGEEVLTVDLDPAKVAATREQFPALKDRLLGQAPPTRL; encoded by the coding sequence GTGCGCGCCTCTCTCATCCAGATCGCCGTAGACGAGGACGAACCGGTCAATTCCCGTCGTACGCGGGTCGCTTCGCTGGTACGTGAAGTGAGTGCCCGGGACGGTTCGGATCTGGTCGTTCTCCCCGAACTGTGGACCACGGGCGCGTTCGCGTACGAGTCCTTCGCGGACGAGGCGGAGCCTCTCGAAGGCCCGACGTACGAGGCCATGTCGAAGGCCGCGAGTGAGGCGGGCGTGTGGCTGCACGCGGGCTCGATCCCCGAGCGGGACCCGGACGGGCCGCTCTACAACACCTCGCTCGTCTTCTCCCCGGCCGGTGAACTGGTCGCCGCCTACCGGAAGATCCACCGCTTCGGCTTCGACAAGGGCGAGGCCGTCATGATGGCGGCGGGCTCCGAGCTGGCGACGTTCCGCACGCCGGACGCCACGTTCGGCCTGGCGACCTGCTACGACCTGCGTTTTCCCGAGCTCTTCCGGGGGCTCGTCGACGCGGGTGCCGAGATGTTCGTCGTACCCGCGGGGTGGCCCGCGCGGCGCCGGGAGCACTGGCTGCTGTTCGCGCGGGCGCGGGCGGTCGAGGACCAGGTGTACGTCCTGGCGTGCGGCACGGGCGGGACGCATGCGGGGGTTCCGCAGGCGGGGCACAGTGTCGTCGTCGACCCGTGGGGTGAGGTGCTCGCGGAGGCGGGTGACGGTGAGGAGGTCCTCACGGTCGACCTCGATCCCGCGAAGGTCGCGGCGACCCGCGAGCAGTTCCCCGCGCTGAAGGACCGCCTTCTCGGGCAGGCCCCGCCGACGCGGCTCTGA
- a CDS encoding LURP-one-related/scramblase family protein translates to MRLLVRDRMLGIGDDYWIEDDQGRKVFLVDGKAMRLRDTFELKDMQGRVLVDIHAKMLSLRDTMVIEREGEPLAKVKRKRLSLLRNHYRVELVDGTELDVSGKILDREFAIEYDGELLADISRRWFRVRETYGLQVVREDADPALLLAVAVCVIRLAEKEREGDDD, encoded by the coding sequence CTACTGGATCGAGGACGACCAGGGGCGCAAGGTCTTCCTCGTCGACGGCAAGGCCATGCGCCTGCGGGATACCTTCGAGTTGAAGGACATGCAGGGCAGGGTGCTCGTCGACATCCACGCCAAGATGCTCTCCCTGCGCGACACGATGGTCATCGAGCGGGAGGGCGAGCCGCTCGCCAAGGTCAAGCGCAAGCGTCTGTCGCTGCTGCGCAACCACTACCGCGTCGAGCTCGTCGACGGCACGGAGCTGGACGTCAGCGGCAAGATCCTCGACCGCGAGTTCGCCATCGAGTACGACGGTGAGCTGCTCGCGGACATCTCGCGCCGCTGGTTCCGCGTACGCGAGACGTACGGCCTCCAGGTCGTACGCGAGGACGCCGACCCCGCACTCCTCCTCGCCGTCGCGGTCTGCGTGATCCGGCTGGCGGAGAAGGAACGGGAGGGGGACGACGACTGA